The Periplaneta americana isolate PAMFEO1 chromosome 2, P.americana_PAMFEO1_priV1, whole genome shotgun sequence genome has a window encoding:
- the LOC138693308 gene encoding zinc finger protein 227-like isoform X1, translating into MEGLIDVIKKEPEMDPLSPQKEDTCEEEGENLSMIGNFLQVDVSEIKIEPLDQSCDDVSDIKCEDNEDSTSFPVLKFEPEEESCNDTVKEELITDEVTRYGDRTDGTHHSNVSNGESNASNTCVKNSQPVKVNMRIHSGEKLYKCKICEKRFTTNYYLTCHMRVHNIESAFKCDYCSKYFTSKKDVERHIRIHTGYKPFKCDVCGKDFTQSNKLKDHVRVHTGEKPYKCEKCMKSFKRSHHLKLHMLIHADEKPYKCDVCGKTFTSNYYFACHMRVHDDSAFKCDICSKSFSYKIDLERHKRAHTGDKPFKCDICSKNFTRSVILRDHIRIHTGEKPFTCDVCSEGFRNNKFLKRHIRKKHTGDLA; encoded by the exons ATGGAAG GGTTAATAGATGTGATTAAAAAAGAACCTGAGATGGACCCATTATCTCCACAAAAGGAAGACACATGTGAGGAAGAAGGCGAAAACTTATCAATG aTAGGGAATTTCTTGCAAGTGGATGTTAGTGAGATCAAGATCGAACCTTTAGACCAAAGCTGTGATGACGTATCAGACATCAAATGTGAAGACAATGAAGATTCTACTTCATTCCCAGTATTGAAGTTTGAACCTGAG GAAGAGTCGTGTAACGATACAGTGAAGGAAGAGTTGATAACAGACGAAGTGACACGCTATGGTGACCGGACAGACGG GACTCATCATAGTAACGTCAGCAATGGAGAAAGCAATGCAAGTAATACTTGTGTGAAGAATTCACAACCAGTTAAAGTAAATATGCGAATCCATTCTGGAGAGAAACTCTACAAGTGTAAGATTTGTGAGAAAAGATTTACAACCAATTACTACTTAACGTGTCATATGAGAGTACATAATATAGAAAGTGCGTTTAAATGTGATTACTGTTCTAAGTACTTCACTTCCAAGAAAGACGTTGAAAGACATATACGTATTCATACCGGGTATAAACCATTTAAATGCGACGTCTGTGGTAAGGATTTTACACAGTCGAATAAGTTGAAAGACCACGTGCGTGTCCATACTGGGGAGAAGCCCTATAAATGCGAGAAGTGCATGAAGAGTTTTAAACGATCACATCATCTGAAACTTCATATGCTAATTCACGCTGACGAGAAACCCTACAAATGTGATGTATGTGGAAAGACTTTTACTAGCAATTATTATTTTGCTTGCCACATGAGAGTACATGATGATAGTGCCTTTAAATGTGACATATGTTCCAAGAGTTTCTCTTATAAAATTGATTTGGAGAGGCATAAACGTGCCCACACTGGAGATAAGCCGTTCAAATGTGATATATGTAGTAAGAATTTCACGCGGTCTGTTATTTTGAGAGATCACATACGTATTCACACTGGGGAAAAGCCATTTACATGCGACGTATGTAGTGAAGGGTTCAGGAATAACAAATTTCTGAAACGTCACATACGAAAAAAACACACAGGAGACTTAGCTTAG
- the LOC138693308 gene encoding uncharacterized protein isoform X3, producing the protein MEGLIDVIKKEPEMDPLSPQKEDTCEEEGENLSMIGNFLQVDVSEIKIEPLDQSCDDVSDIKCEDNEDSTSFPVLKFEPEEESCNDTVKEELITDEVTRYGDRTDGANGILYGVT; encoded by the exons ATGGAAG GGTTAATAGATGTGATTAAAAAAGAACCTGAGATGGACCCATTATCTCCACAAAAGGAAGACACATGTGAGGAAGAAGGCGAAAACTTATCAATG aTAGGGAATTTCTTGCAAGTGGATGTTAGTGAGATCAAGATCGAACCTTTAGACCAAAGCTGTGATGACGTATCAGACATCAAATGTGAAGACAATGAAGATTCTACTTCATTCCCAGTATTGAAGTTTGAACCTGAG GAAGAGTCGTGTAACGATACAGTGAAGGAAGAGTTGATAACAGACGAAGTGACACGCTATGGTGACCGGACAGACGG tgCAAATGGCATTCTGTATGGTGTTACGTGA
- the LOC138693308 gene encoding zinc finger protein 227-like isoform X2, whose protein sequence is MDPLSPQKEDTCEEEGENLSMIGNFLQVDVSEIKIEPLDQSCDDVSDIKCEDNEDSTSFPVLKFEPEEESCNDTVKEELITDEVTRYGDRTDGTHHSNVSNGESNASNTCVKNSQPVKVNMRIHSGEKLYKCKICEKRFTTNYYLTCHMRVHNIESAFKCDYCSKYFTSKKDVERHIRIHTGYKPFKCDVCGKDFTQSNKLKDHVRVHTGEKPYKCEKCMKSFKRSHHLKLHMLIHADEKPYKCDVCGKTFTSNYYFACHMRVHDDSAFKCDICSKSFSYKIDLERHKRAHTGDKPFKCDICSKNFTRSVILRDHIRIHTGEKPFTCDVCSEGFRNNKFLKRHIRKKHTGDLA, encoded by the exons ATGGACCCATTATCTCCACAAAAGGAAGACACATGTGAGGAAGAAGGCGAAAACTTATCAATG aTAGGGAATTTCTTGCAAGTGGATGTTAGTGAGATCAAGATCGAACCTTTAGACCAAAGCTGTGATGACGTATCAGACATCAAATGTGAAGACAATGAAGATTCTACTTCATTCCCAGTATTGAAGTTTGAACCTGAG GAAGAGTCGTGTAACGATACAGTGAAGGAAGAGTTGATAACAGACGAAGTGACACGCTATGGTGACCGGACAGACGG GACTCATCATAGTAACGTCAGCAATGGAGAAAGCAATGCAAGTAATACTTGTGTGAAGAATTCACAACCAGTTAAAGTAAATATGCGAATCCATTCTGGAGAGAAACTCTACAAGTGTAAGATTTGTGAGAAAAGATTTACAACCAATTACTACTTAACGTGTCATATGAGAGTACATAATATAGAAAGTGCGTTTAAATGTGATTACTGTTCTAAGTACTTCACTTCCAAGAAAGACGTTGAAAGACATATACGTATTCATACCGGGTATAAACCATTTAAATGCGACGTCTGTGGTAAGGATTTTACACAGTCGAATAAGTTGAAAGACCACGTGCGTGTCCATACTGGGGAGAAGCCCTATAAATGCGAGAAGTGCATGAAGAGTTTTAAACGATCACATCATCTGAAACTTCATATGCTAATTCACGCTGACGAGAAACCCTACAAATGTGATGTATGTGGAAAGACTTTTACTAGCAATTATTATTTTGCTTGCCACATGAGAGTACATGATGATAGTGCCTTTAAATGTGACATATGTTCCAAGAGTTTCTCTTATAAAATTGATTTGGAGAGGCATAAACGTGCCCACACTGGAGATAAGCCGTTCAAATGTGATATATGTAGTAAGAATTTCACGCGGTCTGTTATTTTGAGAGATCACATACGTATTCACACTGGGGAAAAGCCATTTACATGCGACGTATGTAGTGAAGGGTTCAGGAATAACAAATTTCTGAAACGTCACATACGAAAAAAACACACAGGAGACTTAGCTTAG